DNA sequence from the Melospiza melodia melodia isolate bMelMel2 chromosome 22, bMelMel2.pri, whole genome shotgun sequence genome:
TTATCTGCCTTGCCGTGAATTATTTTCTAGATGCACAGTGTTAGGGCTCTTCTGATCCTTATCATCCATCCTTCTATAAAATGGACCAAAGAACTGGCCCTTTCTGGTTAGCACTAAAAAGCAGGATTCAGGAGAAGACAGCAGAGGAGATAGAAAATCACTATTGCTCCTTCCAGGAGCAGTCACAAAGTGGCTGTGACAGAACAGAGCTGTTAGAATCTGTGGGTTTGTGTAGGCAAAGTACTGAATTTAACCTTTCCTGTTGTAGCTTTGAATATCATTTAAAAAAATGGGAGAGAAGTCAGTCACTTTTATCAGAAGTTTAAATAAAAAGCAACTTACCTGTTTGGTTTCAAAGTTGACAAAACAGTAACCCCTGGGCTGCCCTTCCAGAGCACCAGACTTGTGGAAGAGAAAGTCAAATTGCTTCACTTTGCCAAACTTCTGAAGCAGTTTGAGGAGGTGGTATCTGAAGGGAAGAGAAAACATTTATGACATGTTTGATCCCACTGACAGTGAGCACATACAGAGGAACCCCTGATACACACACAGAATTCACACTCAGATGTGTCACACACACATTCCCAAGtccctgcagaggtggctgtccTGTGCAGCACCAGCATCCATAGCTCTGAGCAGCACTACCAGTGACTTTCCAGAGCCCCAAGGCACAAAGTTccctcccagcagtgccagctgaaGGGCACAGAGATCTATTTATAGCTGCCTTTTGGACAATTATGCAATGGCTCCTAAGGGGTTGGGAGGGCTTTGCCTCCTGCCTCACTAAATCACTCCTACTTTAAGTATAACCCTCCTGTCTCCCCCTTCTAGCCCTGATGTGACCTCCTGAAGCTCCATCCCCTGTACCAGCTCAAGCACTCTGAGCCCACAGCACCTGCATCCCTCagaccctgctcctcctgctgccctccctgtccCAGAACAAacccaccctgccctgtgccaaccATTGCCAGCGCCCTGGCAAGGACACCCAGGGCACACAGACACCTGCCTGGAAAGGATGAGGATGCAGGAAGACAGAAGAATAACTAGAACAACCTGCAACCAGGAATTGCCAGCAGGCCCCAACAAAAAAGGCACCAGCCAGCCCTCAGTATGATCCAGCCTAAATCTGCCAGTGCTTCTGGCTCAGACAGCTTTTCAGTGACATGTTCATGGGAGTCAGACACTTTTTCAGCCAATTATCTTCCTGCCATCCAGTGGGGAGTGTGCTGTTTCCAATAAAACTGGGGAAAGCCAGAGTAATCTGTCTGCTTAGTATCTGGTGCACTGAGCAACTTAAAACAAGGAGCACATATGCTGTACAGGCCACATCTAATCCTGAGAGCTCTCTGCAGCTTTTTTTGGCTCCCTGGGATTGAAGTGTTTAACAACACTGCCTGACCTAGGAGAAAAGTGACACTCATTGCTCCTTCACCGCCTCACCCCATCCCTGACATTTAAGAATTATTTAAGTGTTTAATAAGGGTGTCTTAGTCAGGACTCATCTCCCAGGCAGCTGTAGAGTGGTTGTTAGCAAGCCACACAGTCTAACCCCAATTTTCAGTGTTTGAGGTAACACTCAGTGCTCAGAGCCTACCAGGATAGCACCAGGCACGAGATGAACCTCCCCTGTCCAGAACACGAATGGCCAGCAGTGGCCCAAGGCAGCCAAGTGCACCAGGCACTGTCCAGATGGGAAAGGCAGACaacatttttcctaataaagcCTGATAGGATGTCTGAAAAGAGCCTTAGCCCTTTGTTAAGCTTCAGAAGCCAGGCAAGAAAGTTCCAGGAATGTGAGTCATCCCACAGGATGGGTCACAGTGGACATTCAGGATGTGCACTTTTAAAGAGGTGAAGGTGCAGCGTGTGTACAGAGGAGCAGTGCAGGAGGGCCAAGTTacccccaggggagcacacaCATTGTCATTGATTATGGAAGGCTTCCTACATACATCCTTTGCAACACCTACGAGCTCCCACACTGCTCTGAAAGCAAGGGCAACTGGAAAGGGCAGGGCTAAGAAAAGGAGCTGATTACACAGTAGCCAAATTTCAGCACCTCACACTTCCAAACAGCAGACACAGATGTACAAGTGAAAACACTGACTTTGGAGATGTGATGTATAAAAAACTCCACATGCTGGACTTCCAGAGCCTCCGAGATATGTAAACCCACCTCAGGTTTGTTTCTGCAAACATACTGCTCCAAAAGCCCTCGGAATTTCAGCAGTATGGAAATAAAGCCCTTACACCAGGATTCTGCTCCCCTTCTGGCCATTACAGAGACAGGGGAAAGGTAAGGAGAATTCTCCCTGAGTTCTGCACTAAAACCCCTGCAGCTGCCTTGGCAAAAGGAactttttgggggtgttttttttttccctgagaacaTCTGCATTCAAATAATACCTTCTTAGCAGTGAGGTGATAGTTGCTCCTTTAAAACAATTTTCATCAACAGCCTAGAAGTTACTTATGTCATCTATTTTTTTAGAACCCTTTTTCCAACCATGCCTGCAATTTTACAACTGCAGGTCACCTCCTCTGCGTGGAGCAGCTCAGAAATTCTCTATAATTCATGTTTTAGGCTGAGACTATGGTTTGTTATTGTTAAAATACTGAGGGCATTAAGAGTAACTTGACAAGTAGTTAAAATACTGAGGGCACTAACAGTAACTTGGCAACTTGACCTCTTCAGGCCAAGAGGTACGGAAGAAGAAGACTGTCATGGAAAACCTGAAGCCTTATTAATAAAAGaataataattataaaaaaaaaaaaggcgagaAGAGAAGATGCCAAAAGCTTTACTATGGCAACAAGGTGGGTCAGAAGCGCTGGCACGGCCGCGGCCCCAGCGCGGATCCACGGCCAAGCTCCATCCCCACTTCCCGTCATCTGATGTGGCTGGAGACAAACCTGCAGCTGCCCCGtttccctttcctcctctcttcctcctggcacccccagcGCTATTCAGACGCAGGCAAGGCTTCCTCTGAACAATGCTGTCCCAAGGAGCCGCGCGGGCCGGGCCACATGCAGAAACCATTACTGCAGGAATCCCGCCCCACTGGGAGCTGCCGGCGGGGGGCTGTGACAACAGCTTGTGCACACATTGTTTGCTAGGTGACACTCGTGGAGATGGGATCCTCGACAAGCAGCACAGCGGCTGAGGAAGGTCAACACCCCCACTTCATCCCCGTGCAAAATGAATGGGCATTGAAAGGCCACGGGAAACCAGATCATGTGAGCAGAGAGCTGAAAATGAAATCTCTGCCTGGCCAAAGAGCTGCACAGTGTCAGGAAGATTTTGGACAGGAATGGGCACAGGAGGCAATTCTAGGGATACAGAAATGAGCTGTGTGGCTTTGCCCCACGGGGTGGGAGCACCGAGGGGCGATGAGAGCTGAGCCACAGCACATGGCCTGCCCTGCTGTGGCACAAACAGCGGTGCTGACACCAAACCACGAGGAACCACCTGCTGCCACCCTCGTGCAGACCCCATGGCAGGGATCTCACGGTCCCAGAGTACCTGGAGACACCATCCTCTGTCACAAGCAGCTGTGAGGTCCCCTGGTGCCAGCTGAACTCTTGCAGCTGCTGAAAACACTGAGGAGACTCCCAACAGCACCTGCTCCACAGGCAGGCAATGCTTTGAGGGCGCTGAGAAAAGGAGTCACCacaaccagcagcagcagggaggaatGCCAGGCTGAAGAGGCACCATATGCCCAGGGCATGtcagcagccccagctgagccacagtcACTCGGTGTGTGCAACAACCTCCCAAAAGCTCCAGCTCCCAGGCTGGAATTTGTGGGCAGCCCTACATTTATaaaagctgctcctgcagctcgtGCTCCAATGTGTACGTTACCTATTAACGCCCCAGCACTTGACTGCAGCTCCAGTTTGCTCTTTAAATGGAAGTCTTGGATTGATTCAAGACTTTCTGATCTCATTTCTGCTCAAGAGTGTCACAACCGCTTATTAACTCTGCCAACAACTCAATCAACTTTACTCTGCCTTAAACAAATCCAACACAGAAATAACAAAGGcggctctttaaaaaaaaaggataaaagcaGCAAATGCAGAAACATTTCATTTTCAGGAGTTTGATTTAGTCATGTGAGTAGTAACCTCAACAGGAATAATTCAGAGGAGCAACTAGAACTAGAGATGGTAAGCCTTTAGCATGGGAGAACAAGGGTCAAGATGATTTATAGAAATTTACTGACCACACACTTTCTTTACACTGACAATGTGCTAAAAGGAGCTTCCTCTTCTTTTATTCACAAAGAAATGGAGACACAACATCATTTGCAGGAGAGAAGAGCCactttaaagcaaaacaaaaagcaagacACGGAATTATAAAGCCTGAAATAAGCAGCAAGCACTGTCACTCATCCCTGGGCAAACTTTGAACATTTAGGAGCATGGAAGCACTCTAGGTTTGAGAAACCACCAAACTCACTTCATCCAAGTGACGAAAACAGTAAATTTTGCCATATAAACATATTACTTATCTGGCCAAGACTAAAAGAAACACCCTACCCTGACAGGGTCTTTAACAGCACTGAGGATCCAATGCACCCACACCCTGCACTCTGCCCTCACCCAGCCCCTGAATCCCTGAGGAGCCAGCAAACAACACTCAGGAATTCCTGTATCTAATTCCACGTGGTCAGTGAATGTGGACAAACCACAGGGACAGAGCTGTGGGAGAGGAGTGGTAATTAATGCAGAAACCTCCCAGAGCTGAATGGCTGAAATCACAAAGCATTAATGATTCCATTTAGAGGCTAttagggagctgctctgctcagatGAACCACGCTCAGAATAAACCCcagcacctgcacacacacaaaaagaaccAGGAAGAAAAAGTATTCCACGAGAGGCACACACAATAGTTAATCAAAAATGCTTGTTTGTTGTGAGTGTGTAAAGCCCAAattgttttggtttgcttttttttttatacaACCTAGTTATTTCACAGCACCCTATCCAAACATTGGACAGCACATCATATTCCCTTGACAATTTAGCTGTTCAAATGTTGTGCTTGCACAGGAGATAATTATCCATAGCCTGGAGAAAACACAAAATGCTCACACACACGTTTGATTCATGCATTTACCCACCACAGCAGCCAGCCCCACCACTCCCACCTCCTCCCCACCCACTGCTGCAGCCACTCTCCTCTGAACCCACGCCCAGCAAAAAATACCAAAGCAGAGCTGCTGTCTGACACGGAGCCggtcagctctgccctggcacctCCTTTCCTCCAGACCCCAACCTCTCTGGgtacagctcccagggctgcgcCTTGCTTTACCATTTGTAGCACTGTCACCCTGAAAGCTCCAGCCTGATATTCTACATTTCCCCAGTTTGGAGCACAGGGATGTTTTCAGCCCCAGCTCAGCGGTGCTTCAGGGGGTGCTGATTGCAGCCTCTGAGTGCGGGAGAACACCCGGCACACGGACACACCCGGGCTGGAGCGATTCCTGCTCGCAGCAGGCACGGGCTGCTCCCCTGGCCCCGGGGCAGAGCAGAGCCGGGAGTGCGGCCCCGACTCCGAGCCGGGAGTGCGGCCCCGACCGGCCCCGGGgcacccccagcacccagggAGCGGCTGGCACCGGAGgccgggcagtgctgggctgaccCCAGGGGCTGCCGGTCCGGGGAGGGACGAGGCGGCACCGCCCGGAGCGTTCGGTGCCGCTGCGGGAACATGGCCCCGTCCGGGGCGGTGCCGCCGCGGGGGCGGTGCCGGGGGGTTCCGCGGCCGGTCACTCACTCGGTGATCTTGGGGTCCAGGTTGCCGATCCAGAGGCGGTGCCCGTCCTGCAGCGCGCCCTCGGACAGGATGGAGGCGTTCTCCAGCGGCAGCGCCTGCCGGCCCGGCTCCATGGGCGCGCTCCGTGccggggccgcggccgccccgTCCCCGCGCAGGCCTCGCCCCGCCCTTGGCGCCGCTCGGTGACGTCACGCTGCGGCGCGGCCGATGACGCTAACGGGCCGCGCGGGGCCGCGCTACGGTGAGCGAGGCGATGGCGCCCGCCCTCCccgcctccttcccctccccttgGCCGCCCCCGGGCCCCGGGCCCGGGCCCCGATTCCCGATCACCGGCGCCGATCCCCGCTCCTCAGCGCGGCTTTCCGCGGGGCACCGGGGCGAGCGGGCCGGGCCGTCCAGACCAGCGGCAGCACTGTGGGCGGGGCCAGAGCCAGGGCGGGGTCGGGATGGGCGGGGCATGGTGGGGCGGGGCCTGGATGGGTGGGGAGAGGGGCGGGGCCTGTGCGCACCTGCGCGGGCCCGGGATCAGGACCGGGGGTCGGGACCGGGGGTCAGGACCGGGGGTCGGTGTTCCCGGCGCAGGGAGCGCCGCTTTCCCCGGtggccgccagcagcagctccccgctccccgccgccggtTCCCCGGGGCCCGAGTCCCGCGTGTGTTGCCGCAGCTCCGCGGCTGCTGACACTGCCCGGAGCGCCGAGCGGCCCGGTGGAGCGACCCCTGTGAATGtggggctggcagagctctgAGGCAGAAGCCTCAGCCCCGCCGGTGTGCGCGCAGCCGGTACCGGGGCACGCTCCTGCTCGGCAGCCGTGGGTTTGTGTCACGGGCACATCTGGGCAGATGTGCAGAGGCCGGACAGGTGTGCAGAGGCCGTGCTGACACCGCTGGCACCCACCGAGCCCTTCCCTCTGCATTTGCCCGGTGGGCACAGCCGATCCCCAGAGCTCTGCCCGTATCACGGAGCTGCCCCGCAGCCGCCCCTGAGCCCTGGCCCAGATCGGGTTCAGCCCCCGAGGTGCCCACACAGCACTCCCAGCCATGGCTCCATTGGGTTCAGCCCCTCTCTCCTGTCTCTCTCCCCTCCAGGTGGGCACACAGCACTCAGCCATGGCTCCGGTTGGGTTCAGCCCCTCTCTCCTGTCTCTCCCCTCCAGgtgggcacacacacagcactcaGCCATGGCTCTGGCCCTGCGCTGCCTCCGTCCCCTCCCGCCGCTGCTGCTCCGCTCCGCCCCGGCCGTGCCCCGGGGGCTGCCCCGCTCTCCCGGGggctgcccggccccgctcccgctgccGGGGGGCTGCAGCCGCTGTGCCCAGCACTTGCTGCTCAGCAGGCAGCTGGCTACCAAAAAAGGTAAAAACCGCAGCTTTTCTCACAGTTTTGCACCCTCTCTTTCAACACTTAtaagcatttttaaaatatttatttattttggctGTTGTGCTTAAATGGTGAGCTGTTTACTCATTAAAAATACATACTTTTGTTTTACTTCATTTTATCTTAGATTTGATTCTAAATCTCACTTTAATATCTTCTTTCTACTTTCCAACTAACTTGTCAGAAATAGAAACTAATCTTTTGTGTAATCTGCAGTTAAAGGCAAAGGGCAGAGTCAAGCCAAGGTGAATATCAATGCTGCCCTAGTTGAGGATATTATCAATTTGGAGGAAACCAGTGAAGACATGCAGGCAGTCATAGAAGCTCTGAAAGAAGATTTCAGCAGAAATCTCAGTGTTAGAACCTCACCAGGTTGGTAACTTCTTTGTGTGATGCTCTGTAGCCTGTAAATAAGGATACAAATCCCAGTAATGGACAGCTCAGGTTTTTTCAAAatcaattttcttttcctggagttACCCAATTCCTACAGCCCTGACATCCCAGCTAGAGGCTTTCTTCACCCTGAGCTTGACCAGGAAGGATCCATTTTTGTTAATAGCTTCCTGGAAATAGCTTTTTTAAGTGGGAGATGTCAAAAGTGTCTAAGTGAACTGTTTGCAGATGTGATGAAGAAGCAGGTTGTCAGCTAATGGTGCAGTAGGGCAGGAAAAATCCAATTGCCATTAAATGATCCTTTTGGAAATTGCCATTGGGCTGGTGTCTGGCATATACAAACTCGTTTTCTGCTGTGCATCTTTGTGGGTAGTAACCTGTAGGAGACTCCTTCATGGATTCTGTGTTTTAGGAAGAAATGTGAATGTTTGCCTAAGCTGCAGTTACTATAACACCCAGAGCATTTGTAAGTGTATCAAGTTTCAGGGATAAAATTTAACATTAAACAATGACCAGATTTGAATCATTCCCCACCCCAGCTCTGGCAGGGGCACTTCTGTCTTTAATGGAGCTGGGAAGCCTAGCTCAGTCTCTTAACTATTTATTTTAACCATaggtattttttttaattgcactgATAAAGTACCTCCTGTCCCATGTGCCTTTTGGCCTGTTAACAttttgcagcagaaaatagagagCAGATTAAGAGCAGCTCAGGGAGAAATGGAATACTTTAAATTGGGCAGTGTACAACACCCCTCTGGGGGCCTGGAAAAAAATAGAGGGGTTTTAGATAGTGCTGCTAAGTTAAAAACAATAGTTGTCTTGATTTTTATagcaacatttttattttctttaagttgtaagaattaaaaaaataactatTTCCCTTTAATTCTTAACAATACTGCTTAGTTTTCCTATTCTAGTAGCAAAAACAAACAAgagttttgttttcatgttttTGTGCTTTAGAGCAGCTTTGAATTATTTACCTTGTGAATAAACAGGGGATGCCTGAACACAAACAGCACCTGAGGGCTGAATAAACACCATTTTTTCCTTTGTAACCTCTGCATTTCGCATGGCAGAAGGGAAGTGGGACAATGTGGACACGTTTTTGTCCAGCATCCCTGCACAGTGTTCtgtcccactgaggctgcctgtgtTTGGTTCTTTTGAGGGGCCCTGGATCACATAACTGTGGTGACAAAGGATGGGAAGTTTCCGCTGAACCAGCTGGGGCAGATCTCACAGAAGtccccacagctcctgacagTGAACATGGCCAGCTTCCCAGAGGTGAGGACACGTTGGCAGGGGAGGTAATTGCCACAGGAACAAACAGGTTGATGCTGGGGAAAGGAGCATTTAGACAGGATCAGTCAGacgtggcagggctggggctgggctgtgtcacTGGGGCTGACGCTGAGCAGAAATGGCATttgctgctgacagcagctccccagccccacgtggcccccagagcagctcacctgcagcacacaggctCACAGCAGAGTTACTGAGTGCTGGGCTTGCTCCCAGGGCTGTATCCAAGGCGTGCCACAGTTCCAGGGGTTTGCTTTGCAGGCATTTTCCTTCAGTTGGATCTGCAAAACAGCACAAAGCACCATGGACCAGATTGCTGGATTCACTGTGcccttccagccctgcccattTCCCATGCCTTCATGAGAAGTGTGAGCACACACACTCACCTGAGCTGCACTCATGGCTGCAATGCTCTATCAGCCCCCTTGTATTCATCTCAGTTCCTTGTCAGGACATGGCCATGCACAGAACCAGAGATGTAGTTGGAATTTGTGCTGGGGACTTCATCAGACACCTCTGAAACTTGCTTATGTATTACCAAGGCTGCTGATAGCCCTGAGAGTTCTTGAGAGAAGCTGTGATGGTGCCTGTGACCTTCTGAACAGCTTCCCTGGTGGGACTGATCTGGCTCAGTACTGTCACAGAGCTCgacctgggcactgctgagcttgGCCAGCTCCTCCCTTGCAGCACCTGCAGGTCAGAGCCCAAATCAGGGGCTCTGGTTTTTCTTCTGTGAGAGACAAGTTCTTTAATTTTCTGCAGGAGCCTT
Encoded proteins:
- the MRRF gene encoding ribosome-recycling factor, mitochondrial, which gives rise to MALALRCLRPLPPLLLRSAPAVPRGLPRSPGGCPAPLPLPGGCSRCAQHLLLSRQLATKKVKGKGQSQAKVNINAALVEDIINLEETSEDMQAVIEALKEDFSRNLSVRTSPGALDHITVVTKDGKFPLNQLGQISQKSPQLLTVNMASFPESTAAAAKAIRESGMNLNPEVDGTVIRVPVPKVTREHRESLAKLAKQATNKSKEALRKVRSKSITQVKKSKNKVSEDTIWLLEKQIQQMADEAAAEMDKLLAAKTKELLG